The following proteins are encoded in a genomic region of Hydra vulgaris chromosome 05, alternate assembly HydraT2T_AEP:
- the LOC136080621 gene encoding uncharacterized protein LOC136080621 produces the protein MPNFSKNHEDCWKSVCVLCLKKCSRELTQFFVEKILKHYHTSLDLTDTRVPRGICDSCRTILRRKDVNLPPLFPFSSIKVRPPTKDQGCNCLICQVGHLKLNEKSPVDYSKPVEDCTPQRCGDCLSLVGRGLPHQCTPFTFRENLKQLATADPLAAEQIATQVISIKLSTPGGTVKISHPKGGPPLRVKTGSSSARALFPEPSIKTEDLVQVQLNTGLSNLGMKKLASTINRVSDTKIVETSFLAKFEAIGKQLSEFFTQTSIQVLSESNSTDFVVVHCKDLAELLNEVLLSRRVFQNHIVKLGIDGGEGFLKVSLGIMELDSHCDSRSSPRKKLLTQRTAKDSSVKRQMLVALSEGLPENFENVRQILSLIKLDKVNFVVSCDMKLANILCGLQSHASTHPCSWCNTESKHLSQSGSLRTLGSLVACYQEFAKSGGDIKKARSFGNVVHEPLLSGSENKLILELIPPMELHLLLGVVNHMYKAMTEVWPNVVKWPSALHIQQEPYHGGQFAGNACHELLSNLDLLQRIAETESAFQVFGIIDALRKFKSVVTACFGMVLEDDFSEKIDRFRDSYLAIVNISVTPKVHAVFFHVKQFIEIKRAPLGIFSEQATESMHHNFSSHWQRYKRDRNHPEYAKRLLSCVVDYNSKHL, from the exons atgccaaatttttcaaaaaatcacgAAGATTGTTGGAAATCTGTCTGTGTCTTGTGTCTGAAGAAGTGCTCTCGAGAGTTGACACAGTTCTTTGTTGAAAAGATCCTCAAGCATTACCATACAAGTCTTGATTTGACTGATACCAGAGTGCCAAGAGGCATTTGTGACTCATGTCGAACAATTCTTCGGAGAAAAGATGTTAACCTGCCACCTTTGTTTCCTTTCTCATCTATAAAAGTTAGACCACCAACAAAAGATCAAGGTTGCAACTGTCTTATTTGTCAAGTTGGACATTTGAAGTTGAATGAGAAGAGCCCAGTGGACTATTCTAAACCTGTGGAAGATTGTACCCCTCAAAGATGTGGTGATTGTTTGAGTCTAGTTGGAAGAGGTCTGCCACATCAGTGCACTCCATTCACTTTTAGAGAGAATCTCAAGCAGCTAGCTACAGCTGATCCACTCGCTGCAGAGCAAATAGCTACTCAAGTCATCTCTATTAAACTTTCCACACCTGGTGGTACTGTGAAAATATCGCATCCTAAAGGCGGCCCACCACTTAGAGTTAAAACAG gaaGCTCAAGTGCAAGAGCTCTTTTTCCTGAACCCAGCATCAAAACTGAAGATCTTGTACAAGTTCAGCTAAACACAGGACTGTCAAACCTTGGCATGAAGAAATTGGCATCAACCATCAACAGAGTCAGTGACACCAAGATTGTGGAGACTAGTTTTCTTGCTAAGTTTGAAGCCATTGGCAAACAGTTGTCTGAGTTTTTTACTCAAACCAGCATCCAAGTTTTATCAGAGAGTAACTCCACTGACTTTGTGGTTGTGCATTGCAAGGATCTTGCCGAGCTTTTGAATGAAGTCCTGCTTTCTCGAAGAGTTTTCCAGAATCATATTGTCAAGTTGGGAATTGATGGAGGTGAAGGATTTCTGAAAGTTTCTCTTGGCATCATGGAGTTGGATTCTCACTGTGATTCAAGGTCATCACCaaggaaaaaacttttaactcaGAGGACTGCCAAAGACAGTAGTGTAAAGCGTCAAATGCTTGTGGCTTTATCAGAAGGACTAccagaaaactttgaaaatgtgAGGCAGATCTTGTCTTTAATCAAGTTAGACAAAGTCAACTTTGTTGTCTCATGCGACATGAAACTTGCCAACATCCTTTGTGGCCTTCAGAGCCATGCAAGTACTCACCCTTGCTCTTGGTGCAACACAGAATCAAAGCATCTTTCTCAATCAGGATCTTTAAGGACACTAGGCTCACTTGTTGCCTGTTATCAAGAGTTTGCCAAGTCTGGTGGTGATATCAAAAAGGCAAGATCTTTTGGCAATGTAGTGCATGAGCCTTTGCTATCTGGTTCTGAAAACAAACTCATCTTGGAGCTCATACCACCAATGGAACTCCATCTTCTCCTTGGTGTGGTCAATCACATGTACAAAGCCATGACAGAAGTTTGGCCCAATGTTGTCAAGTGGCCCTCAGCTCTCCACATTCAACAAGAACCATACCATGGTGGGCAGTTTGCAGGGAATGCCTGTCACGAGCTTCTCAGCAATCTTGACCTCCTTCAAAGAATTGCAGAGACTGAGTCTGCTTTTCAAGTCTTTGGAATCATTGATGCCCTTCGAAAGTTTAAGTCTGTGGTGACAGCATGTTTTGGTATGGTTCTGGAGGATgacttttctgaaaaaattgatcGCTTCAGAGACTCATATTTGGCAATCGTGAACATCAGTGTGACTCCAAAAGTTCATGCTGTTTTCTTCCATGTGAAGCAATTCATTGAGATCAAAAGGGCTCCCTTGGGGATCTTTAGTGAGCAGGCAACAGAATCAATGCATCATAATTTCAGCTCACATTGGCAGAGATACAAAAGAGACCGCAATCATCCTGAGTATGCAAAGAGGCTTCTTTCATGTGTTGTGGACTACAACAGCAAGCATTTGTGA